The Georgenia faecalis genome includes a window with the following:
- the map gene encoding type I methionyl aminopeptidase has protein sequence MLAERAPLGTLTPGEISPRLPVPASIPRPEYVDQPAPAPFTGSEVKDPETIERIRRASRLAAQALELVGKAVAPGITTDELDRIGHEFLIAHGAYPSTLGYRNFPKSLCTSVNEVVCHGIPDSTVLVEGDIVNVDITAYLDGVHGDNNATFCVGEVDEESRLLVERTKIALERGIKAVRPGREINVIGRVIESYAKRFHYGVVREFTGHGVGEAFHTGLIVPHYDAAPEHDTIIEPGMVFTIEPMLTLGTADWTMWDDDWTVLTADRSRTAQFEHTLLVTDDGAEILTLP, from the coding sequence CACCCTGACGCCGGGGGAGATCTCCCCGCGCCTGCCGGTGCCCGCCTCGATCCCCCGCCCCGAGTACGTCGACCAGCCCGCGCCCGCCCCGTTCACGGGCAGCGAGGTCAAGGACCCGGAGACCATCGAGCGGATCCGTCGCGCGAGCCGGCTCGCCGCCCAGGCGCTCGAGCTCGTCGGCAAGGCCGTCGCCCCGGGCATCACCACGGACGAGCTCGACCGCATCGGGCACGAGTTCCTCATCGCCCACGGCGCCTACCCCTCCACCCTCGGCTACCGGAACTTCCCCAAGTCCCTGTGCACGTCGGTCAACGAGGTGGTCTGCCACGGCATCCCGGACTCGACCGTCCTCGTCGAGGGCGACATCGTCAACGTCGACATCACCGCCTACCTCGACGGCGTCCACGGCGACAACAACGCGACGTTCTGCGTGGGCGAGGTGGACGAGGAGTCCCGGCTGCTCGTCGAGCGCACGAAGATCGCCCTCGAGCGCGGCATCAAGGCGGTCCGCCCGGGCCGGGAGATCAACGTCATCGGCCGGGTCATCGAGTCCTACGCCAAGCGGTTCCACTACGGCGTGGTGCGCGAGTTCACCGGCCACGGCGTCGGCGAGGCCTTCCACACCGGCCTCATCGTCCCCCACTACGACGCCGCCCCCGAGCACGACACCATCATTGAGCCCGGCATGGTCTTCACCATCGAGCCGATGCTCACGCTCGGCACCGCCGACTGGACGATGTGGGACGACGACTGGACCGTCCTCACCGCGGACCGCTCCCGCACCGCCCAGTTCGAGCACACGCTCCTCGTCACCGACGACGGCGCGGAGATCCTCACCCTGCCGTGA
- a CDS encoding protein kinase domain-containing protein, with translation MVAVAARPWVAVVGAGLSGPDISSWSRLCEALAKELEGQAAFSDNNPTRFAPVISKIENPNLGYWEKFGILKEAIPVAYRNIIRQEFGKSDSNAVPAPYSALWALPLRGILSLNLDAFARRAARMAGDDGEIKIFEGHKAGKLQRMLGTHHRFLYQLHGHFDDEESWVFTQGELKELYSSPGYLGFLRTVFTQFHVVFVGVSADDIAIGGPLEELAKAGIQGPEHFWITDRTDEEAVRWADAAMVERVIYTRGKHEQVLDMLRALGKAKPDEPSATPVAREYAKYRDHIESPDMLARLQTDQIRERLNGYAKFLLTRSDLDSYNDFLHEYDELIDRSWYIPPKPIDYKIFDYTITDYSAKGAFGSVYRAVDPTGHEIALKLLKREIRGDAASIHAFRRGVKAMKILESRKVAGMVAYRDASEIPTFVTMDWVEGPNLQAAKEAHLVEDWQAILDVFIKATAIINEAHRLPEKVLHRDIRPANIMLRDAWSSRDVFEVVVLDFDLATYSGAKTESVIAEGSALGYLAPEQFKSDTGSRSALVDSFGLGMTLYYLAGRQEPNPYFQRDGNFKYLVRRATRVPEAPFYRATARRVERLIVNSTHEAQRDRWSVDLILAEAKRIQEANSVRSTPLDGDLAAEEIAARSPLISDGYAWDYTRDAATYSVASGPTVRIQGAANSFDVSLKIEWADDGTLSRKGVEKYLPDRLANAGMLLSKAGWRDVKKRSVQRQATLHASLRVEPDTDYTEIGGAVGAALEALTFS, from the coding sequence ATGGTTGCCGTTGCCGCGAGACCTTGGGTCGCCGTCGTCGGAGCAGGACTCAGCGGTCCGGACATCAGCAGTTGGAGTCGACTCTGCGAAGCCCTGGCAAAAGAACTGGAAGGCCAAGCCGCATTCTCCGACAACAATCCCACGCGCTTTGCTCCCGTTATAAGTAAAATCGAAAATCCGAACCTTGGGTACTGGGAGAAGTTCGGCATACTCAAAGAGGCTATTCCAGTAGCATACCGAAATATTATCAGGCAAGAGTTCGGCAAGTCCGATAGCAATGCGGTGCCGGCGCCATATAGCGCCCTTTGGGCCCTGCCACTGCGTGGAATTCTTAGTCTAAACTTGGATGCTTTTGCTCGCCGCGCCGCTCGCATGGCCGGCGATGATGGTGAAATTAAGATCTTCGAGGGTCATAAAGCTGGCAAGCTACAGAGGATGCTCGGCACGCATCACCGATTCTTATATCAGTTGCACGGCCACTTCGACGACGAAGAGTCCTGGGTCTTTACGCAAGGAGAACTAAAAGAACTGTATTCCAGCCCAGGCTACTTGGGTTTCCTTAGGACGGTCTTTACGCAATTTCACGTAGTCTTCGTCGGGGTCAGTGCGGACGACATAGCGATAGGTGGTCCTCTCGAAGAGCTTGCGAAGGCCGGAATACAAGGGCCTGAGCACTTTTGGATCACCGACAGGACTGACGAAGAGGCTGTCCGGTGGGCCGACGCCGCGATGGTCGAGCGGGTTATCTACACAAGAGGGAAGCATGAGCAGGTCCTCGACATGCTTCGGGCGCTAGGGAAAGCAAAGCCCGATGAACCATCGGCCACGCCTGTCGCACGAGAGTACGCAAAATATCGAGACCACATCGAGTCGCCAGATATGTTGGCGAGGCTGCAAACTGATCAAATCCGGGAACGCCTGAACGGGTACGCCAAGTTCCTTCTCACGCGGAGCGACTTAGATTCGTACAACGACTTTTTGCACGAGTATGACGAGTTGATTGATAGATCATGGTATATCCCGCCGAAGCCGATAGACTACAAGATCTTCGATTATACGATAACAGACTACTCTGCCAAGGGCGCCTTCGGCTCCGTTTATCGCGCCGTGGACCCTACCGGACATGAGATCGCACTGAAGCTACTCAAACGTGAAATTCGTGGCGACGCTGCATCGATCCACGCATTTCGTCGAGGGGTCAAGGCGATGAAGATCTTAGAATCGCGCAAGGTTGCTGGGATGGTCGCCTACCGTGACGCATCGGAAATTCCGACCTTCGTGACTATGGACTGGGTAGAGGGGCCGAACCTCCAGGCGGCGAAGGAGGCGCACTTAGTTGAGGACTGGCAGGCAATCCTTGACGTATTTATTAAGGCGACAGCGATAATTAACGAGGCTCATCGGCTACCAGAGAAGGTTCTCCATCGGGATATCCGGCCGGCGAATATTATGTTGAGGGATGCCTGGTCATCAAGAGACGTGTTTGAGGTTGTTGTTCTCGACTTTGACCTCGCCACTTACTCCGGGGCGAAAACCGAGTCGGTAATCGCGGAGGGGAGCGCCTTGGGATACTTGGCCCCGGAGCAGTTTAAGTCCGATACAGGATCTCGTAGCGCCCTTGTTGACTCGTTTGGCCTCGGGATGACGCTGTACTACCTGGCGGGTCGCCAAGAACCCAATCCGTACTTCCAGCGAGACGGGAACTTCAAGTACCTGGTACGGCGCGCGACGCGCGTGCCAGAGGCGCCCTTTTACCGAGCGACGGCTCGTCGTGTCGAGCGGCTAATTGTTAACTCCACTCACGAGGCGCAACGCGATAGGTGGAGCGTTGACCTTATTCTGGCTGAGGCAAAGCGCATTCAGGAGGCTAATAGTGTCCGATCAACACCTCTTGACGGTGATCTCGCCGCGGAGGAAATCGCCGCCCGTAGCCCCCTCATTAGCGACGGATACGCCTGGGACTATACTCGCGACGCAGCCACGTACAGTGTGGCGAGTGGTCCCACTGTGCGAATCCAAGGCGCAGCCAACTCCTTCGACGTGTCGCTCAAGATCGAATGGGCGGACGATGGGACCCTTAGCAGAAAGGGTGTAGAAAAGTACCTTCCTGACCGCCTTGCGAACGCAGGGATGCTTTTGAGCAAGGCAGGTTGGAGGGATGTCAAGAAGCGTTCCGTCCAGCGGCAGGCCACGTTGCATGCAAGTCTGCGGGTGGAACCGGATACGGATTACACCGAGATTGGCGGAGCCGTCGGCGCCGCCTTGGAGGCTCTCACATTCAGTTGA
- a CDS encoding helix-turn-helix domain-containing protein — translation MFATDRLALPEPLSLVASHFWSVAWRRAAAAPFRQQVLSHPVTHLTVEAAEGGRMHGMAVPAALVHGVVTRVFTVDLPLAGRVAGLAFHPGGLAALLDADVRALTDRVVPAEEILGASAGDLAVAVLAEPDDAARRDLLAADLAARLEPHRDRIAADDGYRTVRAAVALMHEPGQVAVAPVAERLHVSVRTLQRLFARYVGATPLHVLRRYRLQDAVAALDAGEGRDLAALAAALGFADHAHFTRAFTAVVGVPPSRYRRGPAAGGGPVTAG, via the coding sequence GTGTTCGCCACCGACCGCCTCGCCCTGCCCGAGCCGCTCAGCCTGGTCGCCTCGCACTTCTGGTCGGTGGCCTGGCGGCGCGCGGCGGCGGCGCCCTTCCGCCAGCAGGTGCTCAGCCACCCCGTCACCCACCTCACCGTCGAGGCGGCCGAGGGTGGGCGGATGCACGGGATGGCGGTGCCGGCGGCGCTCGTCCACGGGGTCGTCACCCGCGTCTTCACCGTCGACCTTCCCCTCGCCGGGCGAGTGGCCGGGCTGGCGTTCCACCCCGGTGGCCTGGCCGCGCTGCTCGACGCCGACGTCCGCGCGCTCACCGACCGGGTGGTGCCGGCGGAGGAGATCCTCGGCGCGAGCGCCGGCGACCTCGCCGTCGCCGTCCTCGCCGAGCCCGACGACGCCGCCCGCCGCGACCTCCTCGCCGCCGACCTCGCCGCGCGCCTCGAACCGCACCGGGACCGCATCGCCGCCGATGACGGCTACCGGACGGTGCGCGCGGCGGTGGCCCTCATGCACGAGCCGGGGCAGGTGGCGGTGGCGCCGGTCGCCGAGCGGCTGCACGTCTCCGTGCGCACCCTGCAGCGGCTCTTCGCGCGCTACGTCGGGGCGACGCCGCTGCACGTGCTGCGCCGGTACCGGCTGCAGGACGCCGTCGCCGCCCTCGACGCCGGCGAGGGGAGGGACCTCGCCGCCCTCGCCGCGGCGCTCGGGTTCGCCGACCACGCCCACTTCACCCGGGCGTTCACCGCGGTGGTGGGCGTGCCGCCGTCGCGCTACCGGCGCGGGCCGGCCGCGGGAGGCGGGCCGGTCACGGCAGGGTGA
- a CDS encoding VOC family protein, whose amino-acid sequence MNTHYRPEGYTTISPFVAVSPAREAIDFYGAVFGARVVTRADGPDGAVMHCELDLGDGRMTLADPDPEYHATANDPTRDDATFSLGIYVPDVDAVTERARERGARVREEPMDFKVTGDRFASIQDPFGVRWTIMCRVIPHTDAEVQAGLDAWTAPTTEAATS is encoded by the coding sequence ATGAACACGCACTATCGCCCAGAGGGCTACACCACGATCTCCCCGTTCGTCGCCGTCTCCCCCGCGCGGGAGGCCATCGACTTCTACGGCGCCGTCTTCGGCGCGCGCGTCGTCACCCGGGCCGACGGGCCCGACGGCGCGGTCATGCACTGCGAGCTCGACCTCGGCGACGGCCGGATGACGCTCGCGGACCCCGACCCCGAGTACCACGCGACCGCCAACGACCCCACCCGCGACGACGCCACGTTCAGCCTCGGGATCTACGTGCCCGACGTCGACGCGGTCACCGAGCGGGCCCGCGAGCGGGGGGCGCGGGTGCGCGAGGAGCCCATGGACTTCAAGGTCACCGGCGACCGGTTCGCCTCGATCCAGGACCCGTTCGGCGTGCGCTGGACGATCATGTGCCGGGTCATCCCGCACACCGACGCCGAGGTGCAGGCCGGCCTGGACGCGTGGACGGCGCCGACGACCGAGGCCGCCACGTCCTGA
- a CDS encoding CoA-acylating methylmalonate-semialdehyde dehydrogenase, with product MTTTARGTETPTLGHWIDGRPAAGGAGARTAPVHDPATGQVVAHVPLAGTGEVDAAVAAALGAFPAWSQVPLGRRASILFRFRELLVEHTDALAGIISREHGKVLSDARGEVARGLEVVEFAAGIPQLLKGEFSDQASTGVDVYSFRQPLGVVAAITPFNFPVMVPLWMVPVAVATGNTVVLKPSERDPSASLLLADLLRQAGLPDGVLNVVHGDREAVDHLLRHRDVAAVSFVGSTPVARHVHATAVAHGKRVQALGGAKNHAVVLADADLESAADALTAAAFGSAGERCMAVSVALVEDAAADRLVELLAAKARAVRVRPGDHPDADMGPVITRAAKERIEGLIGGAERAGARLVVDGRGHVVDGHEDGFFVGPTVVDGVTADMEIYREEVFGPVIDVVRVTGLEEAVGVINANPYGNGAALFTASGEAARTFQRAVSAGMVGINVAIPVPVAYHSFGGWGDSLFGESHIYGPEGARFYTRGKVVTERWPRTRDAAPPASFHFTGGAGL from the coding sequence ATGACGACCACCGCCCGCGGCACCGAGACCCCCACCCTCGGCCACTGGATCGACGGCCGGCCCGCGGCGGGCGGGGCCGGCGCCCGCACGGCGCCGGTCCACGACCCGGCGACCGGGCAGGTCGTCGCCCACGTCCCCCTCGCGGGCACGGGTGAGGTCGACGCCGCCGTGGCCGCGGCGCTGGGGGCGTTCCCGGCCTGGTCGCAGGTGCCGCTGGGCCGGCGGGCGAGCATCCTCTTCCGGTTCCGCGAGCTGCTCGTCGAGCACACCGACGCGCTCGCCGGGATCATCAGCCGCGAGCACGGCAAGGTCCTGTCCGACGCCCGCGGCGAGGTGGCGCGCGGGCTCGAGGTGGTGGAGTTCGCCGCGGGGATCCCGCAGCTGCTCAAGGGCGAGTTCTCCGACCAGGCGTCCACCGGCGTCGACGTCTACTCCTTCCGTCAGCCGCTCGGCGTCGTCGCCGCCATCACGCCGTTCAACTTCCCCGTCATGGTGCCGCTGTGGATGGTGCCGGTGGCGGTCGCCACGGGAAACACCGTCGTCCTCAAGCCGTCGGAGCGGGACCCGTCCGCGAGCCTGCTGCTCGCCGACCTGCTGCGCCAGGCCGGGCTGCCGGACGGGGTGCTCAACGTCGTCCACGGCGACCGGGAGGCGGTGGACCACCTGCTTCGCCATCGCGACGTCGCCGCGGTGTCCTTCGTCGGGTCCACCCCCGTGGCGCGGCACGTCCACGCGACCGCCGTCGCCCACGGCAAGCGCGTCCAGGCGCTGGGCGGGGCGAAGAACCACGCCGTCGTCCTCGCCGACGCCGACCTCGAGTCCGCGGCGGACGCCCTCACAGCGGCCGCGTTCGGCTCCGCGGGGGAGCGGTGCATGGCGGTCTCCGTCGCGCTCGTCGAGGATGCCGCCGCGGACCGGCTCGTCGAGCTGCTCGCCGCCAAGGCGCGTGCCGTGCGGGTCCGGCCCGGTGACCACCCGGACGCCGACATGGGGCCGGTGATCACCCGGGCGGCGAAGGAGCGGATCGAGGGCCTCATCGGCGGCGCCGAGCGCGCCGGGGCGCGGCTCGTCGTCGACGGGCGCGGGCACGTCGTGGACGGCCACGAGGATGGGTTCTTCGTCGGGCCCACCGTGGTCGACGGCGTCACCGCGGACATGGAGATCTACCGCGAGGAGGTCTTCGGCCCGGTGATCGACGTCGTCCGCGTCACCGGCCTGGAGGAGGCGGTCGGCGTCATCAACGCCAACCCCTACGGCAACGGCGCGGCGCTGTTCACCGCCTCGGGGGAGGCGGCCCGGACCTTCCAGCGGGCGGTGTCGGCGGGGATGGTGGGGATCAACGTCGCGATCCCGGTGCCGGTGGCGTACCACTCCTTCGGCGGCTGGGGCGACTCGCTGTTCGGCGAGAGCCACATCTACGGGCCGGAGGGCGCGCGGTTCTACACCCGCGGCAAGGTGGTCACCGAGCGCTGGCCGCGCACCCGCGACGCCGCGCCGCCGGCGTCGTTCCACTTCACCGGCGGCGCGGGGCTCTGA
- the iolD gene encoding 3D-(3,5/4)-trihydroxycyclohexane-1,2-dione acylhydrolase (decyclizing), whose translation MTDTAPTTTRTADGPTVRLTVSQALVRFLAHQHTERDGVRHRMFAGCWGILGHGNVAGLGQALLQSHVEALEAGYDGVEPGPEELPFYLARNEQSMVHAAVAYARTSDRMRMFACAASIGPGSTNMLTGAALATVDRIPVLLLPSDTFASRASDPVLQQLEDPRTGDVSVNDAFRPLSRYWDRIARPEQLLAAAPAAMRVLTDPAETGAVTLCLPQDVQAEAYDWPVAFFRPRVWHVARPVPEPAALARAVAVLAAARRPLIVAGGGAVYSQASEALAGLAAATGIPVADTQAGKGAIAWDHPQAVGGIGATGSSAANALAAEADVVLGVGTRYTDFTTASRTVFADPGVQFVNLNVLAFDAAKLSAHPLVADAREGVRALREALAGYRVSEAYADRASGLVAQWTAVTERCYAPSGRDLPAQTEIFGVLNALMGPEDILVNAAGSMPGDLQALWRASSPRQYHLEYGFSCMGYEIPAAMGAKLAAPEAEVVAIVGDGTYQMNPQEITTIVSEGLKVILVVLQNHGYASIGALSDSLGSQRFGTRFRMRQAATGQLDGGLVPFDIAANARSLGADVLVADGVDDFREAFLTARAATRTTVICVETDIDGPNPPSSAWWDVPVAEVATLDSTRQARETYDDARRDQRRFL comes from the coding sequence ATGACGGACACCGCGCCGACGACGACGCGCACCGCCGACGGCCCGACCGTCCGGCTCACGGTGAGCCAGGCGCTCGTCCGGTTCCTCGCCCACCAGCACACCGAGCGCGACGGCGTGCGGCACCGGATGTTCGCCGGGTGCTGGGGCATCCTCGGGCACGGCAACGTCGCCGGGCTGGGCCAGGCCCTGCTCCAGTCCCACGTCGAGGCGCTCGAGGCGGGCTACGACGGCGTCGAGCCCGGCCCCGAGGAGCTGCCCTTCTACCTCGCCCGCAACGAGCAGTCGATGGTGCACGCCGCCGTCGCGTACGCCCGGACGAGCGACCGGATGCGGATGTTCGCCTGCGCCGCGTCCATCGGGCCGGGCTCGACGAACATGCTCACCGGCGCCGCGCTCGCCACCGTCGACCGGATCCCCGTCCTGCTCCTGCCGTCGGACACCTTCGCGTCCCGCGCGTCGGACCCCGTGCTCCAGCAGCTCGAGGACCCGCGCACCGGCGACGTCTCCGTCAACGACGCGTTCCGGCCCCTGTCGCGGTACTGGGACCGGATCGCCCGCCCCGAGCAGCTGCTCGCCGCCGCCCCGGCCGCGATGCGGGTGCTCACCGACCCGGCGGAGACCGGCGCGGTCACGCTGTGCCTGCCGCAGGACGTCCAGGCCGAGGCGTACGACTGGCCGGTGGCGTTCTTCCGGCCGCGGGTGTGGCACGTGGCCCGGCCGGTGCCGGAGCCCGCCGCCCTGGCCCGCGCCGTCGCCGTCCTCGCCGCCGCGCGCCGCCCCCTCATCGTCGCGGGCGGCGGCGCCGTCTACTCCCAGGCGAGCGAGGCGCTCGCCGGCCTCGCCGCCGCCACCGGCATCCCGGTCGCCGACACCCAGGCCGGCAAGGGCGCGATCGCCTGGGACCACCCCCAGGCGGTCGGCGGGATCGGGGCCACGGGCAGCAGCGCGGCGAACGCGCTCGCGGCCGAGGCGGACGTCGTCCTCGGGGTCGGCACCCGGTACACGGACTTCACGACGGCGAGCCGCACGGTCTTCGCCGACCCGGGCGTCCAGTTCGTCAACCTCAACGTCCTCGCCTTCGACGCCGCCAAGCTCTCCGCCCACCCGCTCGTCGCCGACGCCCGCGAGGGCGTGCGCGCGCTGCGGGAGGCGCTCGCCGGGTACCGGGTGAGCGAGGCCTACGCCGACCGCGCCTCCGGCCTCGTCGCGCAGTGGACCGCCGTCACGGAGCGCTGCTACGCCCCGAGCGGGCGCGACCTGCCCGCGCAGACGGAGATCTTCGGGGTGCTCAACGCGCTCATGGGGCCCGAGGACATCCTCGTCAACGCCGCGGGGTCGATGCCCGGTGACCTCCAGGCGCTGTGGCGGGCGTCCTCCCCGCGCCAGTACCACCTCGAGTACGGCTTCTCCTGCATGGGCTACGAGATCCCGGCGGCCATGGGCGCCAAGCTCGCCGCGCCCGAGGCGGAGGTGGTCGCGATCGTCGGCGACGGCACCTACCAGATGAACCCGCAGGAGATCACGACGATCGTCTCCGAGGGCCTCAAGGTGATCCTCGTCGTCCTGCAGAACCACGGGTACGCCTCCATCGGGGCGCTGTCCGACTCCCTCGGCTCGCAGCGGTTCGGGACCCGGTTCCGGATGCGTCAGGCGGCCACCGGCCAGCTCGACGGCGGCCTCGTCCCGTTCGACATCGCGGCCAACGCCCGCAGCCTCGGCGCCGACGTCCTCGTGGCGGACGGCGTCGACGACTTCCGCGAGGCCTTCCTCACCGCCCGCGCCGCCACCCGCACCACGGTGATCTGCGTGGAGACCGACATCGACGGCCCCAACCCGCCGTCGTCGGCGTGGTGGGACGTGCCCGTGGCGGAGGTCGCCACGCTCGACTCCACCCGGCAGGCGCGGGAGACGTACGACGACGCCCGCCGCGACCAGCGGCGCTTCCTCTAG
- the iolB gene encoding 5-deoxy-glucuronate isomerase produces MSAGPLVLRAGTAGWAAGPGGTAGPGGTPGPDRTPHPDGRAGDGVVQAITPESAGWSYSGLTVLALAPGGRHRFGGGADEALVLPLAGAVRVEVDGVTVDLLGRRDVFAGPTDAVFLGRGSRATLVAPDDAPARVAVATARATRTLPSRRLAARDARVELRGAGAMSRRVTNYTLGTDVDVDRLLVCEVLTPGGNWSSYPPHKHDVHAEDERPLEEIYYFEVAAAPAEVGAAPGVGYHRVYASGKPVDVLAEVRTGDAVLVPHGYHGPSMAAPGYDLYYLNVMAGPADDGCWLATDDPAHAWVRATWEGQPVDPRLLPDGAAPRSAGAAPARPAGPATARVPEEAP; encoded by the coding sequence GTGAGCGCCGGGCCGCTCGTCCTGCGAGCCGGGACCGCGGGTTGGGCCGCTGGACCGGGCGGCACCGCCGGCCCGGGCGGGACCCCCGGTCCGGACCGGACCCCTCACCCGGACGGGCGCGCGGGGGACGGCGTCGTCCAGGCCATCACGCCCGAGTCCGCCGGGTGGTCCTACTCCGGGCTCACCGTCCTCGCGCTCGCCCCGGGCGGCCGGCACCGGTTCGGCGGCGGCGCCGACGAGGCGCTCGTCCTCCCGCTGGCCGGTGCGGTCCGGGTGGAGGTCGACGGCGTGACGGTGGACCTCCTCGGCCGCCGCGACGTCTTCGCCGGCCCCACGGACGCGGTCTTCCTCGGCCGGGGGAGCCGGGCCACCCTGGTGGCCCCCGACGACGCCCCGGCCCGGGTGGCGGTGGCCACCGCCCGCGCCACCCGCACGCTCCCCAGCCGCCGCCTCGCCGCGAGGGACGCGCGGGTCGAGCTGCGCGGCGCGGGCGCGATGAGCCGCCGGGTGACGAACTACACCCTCGGCACCGACGTCGACGTCGACCGGCTCCTCGTCTGCGAGGTGCTGACGCCGGGCGGGAACTGGTCCTCCTACCCGCCACACAAGCACGACGTCCACGCCGAGGACGAGCGCCCGCTCGAGGAGATCTACTACTTCGAGGTCGCTGCCGCCCCGGCCGAAGTGGGCGCGGCGCCCGGGGTCGGCTACCACCGGGTGTACGCCTCCGGGAAGCCGGTCGACGTCCTCGCCGAGGTTCGCACCGGCGACGCCGTCCTCGTCCCGCACGGCTACCACGGGCCGTCGATGGCGGCGCCGGGGTACGACCTGTACTACCTCAACGTCATGGCCGGCCCCGCCGACGACGGCTGCTGGCTCGCCACCGACGACCCCGCCCACGCCTGGGTGCGCGCGACGTGGGAGGGCCAGCCGGTGGACCCCCGTCTCCTGCCCGACGGCGCTGCCCCCCGTAGCGCTGGCGCTGCCCCCGCCCGCCCCGCCGGCCCCGCGACGGCCCGCGTCCCCGAGGAGGCCCCATGA
- a CDS encoding Cgl0159 family (beta/alpha)8-fold protein, with protein MTVLGREDIVRIRTLEPERIAQRLQERARAPRRTAPARPLLILAADHPARGALAAGARPTAMADRGELVARLVTALARPGVDGFLGTADLVEELTLLGALEGKIVLGSMNRGGLAGAAFELDDRFTGYDAAGIAAAGLDGGKMLLRLDGEDPSSVRTLEACAHAVDALAERRLIALVEPFLTERVGGRVRTVLTPEAVMTAIGIASGLGRTSAYTWLKVPVVDDMERVMAASPLPALLLGGEVPADPDAALAGWARALALPTVAGLVVGRTLLFPPGDDVAAAVDAAVGLL; from the coding sequence GTGACCGTCCTCGGGCGGGAGGACATCGTCCGGATCCGCACCCTCGAGCCCGAGCGGATCGCCCAGCGCCTCCAGGAGCGCGCGCGGGCGCCGCGCCGCACCGCCCCCGCCCGGCCGCTCCTCATCCTCGCCGCCGACCACCCCGCCCGGGGCGCGCTCGCGGCCGGCGCCCGGCCGACCGCCATGGCCGACCGCGGCGAGCTCGTCGCCCGCCTTGTCACGGCCCTCGCCCGCCCGGGCGTCGACGGGTTCCTCGGGACGGCCGACCTCGTCGAGGAGCTCACGCTGCTCGGGGCGCTCGAGGGCAAGATCGTCCTCGGGTCGATGAACCGCGGCGGTCTCGCCGGCGCTGCCTTCGAGCTCGACGACCGATTCACCGGGTACGACGCCGCGGGCATCGCCGCCGCGGGGCTTGACGGCGGCAAGATGCTGCTTCGCCTCGACGGGGAGGACCCCAGCTCCGTGCGCACCCTGGAGGCGTGCGCGCACGCGGTCGACGCGCTCGCCGAGCGGCGCCTCATCGCCCTCGTCGAGCCGTTCCTCACCGAGCGCGTCGGGGGGCGGGTGCGCACCGTCCTCACGCCCGAGGCGGTGATGACGGCCATCGGCATCGCCTCCGGGCTGGGCCGCACCTCCGCCTACACCTGGCTCAAGGTCCCCGTGGTCGACGACATGGAGCGGGTCATGGCCGCCTCGCCCCTGCCCGCCCTCCTCCTCGGCGGGGAGGTCCCGGCCGACCCCGACGCCGCGCTCGCCGGCTGGGCGCGGGCGCTCGCCCTGCCCACCGTCGCCGGCCTGGTCGTCGGCCGGACGCTCCTCTTCCCTCCCGGCGACGACGTCGCCGCGGCGGTCGACGCGGCCGTGGGGCTCCTGTGA